The genomic segment ATGAGCATGCTCGGCCGGGTACTCGACGGTGCCGGTCGGGCCCTCGATGGCAAAGGTGGAATGAAGGCCGAAGACTGGGTGCCGATGGACGGCCCGACCATCAACCCGCTCAAGCGCGAGCCGATCAGCGAGCCGCTGGACGTGGGCATTCGCTGCATCAACGGTTTATTGACGGTCGGTCGCGGCCAGCGTCTTGGCCTGTTCGCCGGTACGGGTGTCGGTAAATCGGTGTTGCTCGGCATGATGACCCGCTTCACCGAGGCCGACATTATCGTCGTCGGGCTGATCGGTGAGCGGGGCCGCGAAGTCAAGGAATTCATCGAAAACATTCTCGGTGAAGAAGGCCTCAAGCGCTCGGTGGTCGTCGCGTCCCCGGCGGACGATGCGCCGCTGATGCGTTTGCGAGCGGCCATGTACTGCACGCGCATCGCCGAATATTTCCGCGACAAGGGCAAGAACGTCCTGTTGCTGATGGATTCACTGACCCGTTTCGCCCAGGCCCAGCGGGAAATCGCCTTGGCCATTGGCGAGCCGCCGGCGACCAAGGGTTATCCGCCGTCGGTATTCGCCAAGTTGCCGAAACTGGTGGAGCGCGCCGGTAACGCCGAGAAGGGGGGTGGTTCGATCACCGCGTTCTACACCGTATTGTCCGAAGGCGATGACCAGCAGGACCCGATCGCCGACTCGGCTCGGGGCGTACTCGACGGCCACATCGTGCTGTCCCGGCGCCTGGCTGAAGAAGGCCATTACCCGGCCATCGATATCGAGGCGTCCATCAGCCGGGTCATGCCATCGGTGGTGTCGCCGGAACACATGGTCCGTGCCCAGTACTTCAAGCAGCTGTGGTCGCGTTATCAGCAGAGTCGCGACCTGATCAGCGTCGGCGCCTACGTCGCTGGCGGTGACCGGGAAACCGACCTGGCGATTTCGCTGCAACCGCAACTGGCCAAATACCTGCGTCAGGGCCTTAACGACAGCATCAGCATGGGCGAAAGCGAAGCCTATCTCGGCACGATCTTCGCCCCGGCGGCCGGCGGCTAACCGGCCATGGCCCAGAGTCGCGCAGGGCGCCTGGCGCCCGTGGTGGAAATGGCCGAAAAGGCCGAGAAAACCGCGGTTCAGCGTCTGGGGCACTTTCAGGGCCAGGTGCGCCTGGCAGAGAGCAAGCTTGCGGACCTGGAAGCTTACCGCCTGGATTACCAGGAGCAATGGATCATACGGGGCAGCACTGGCGTTTCCGGGCAGTGGCTGCTCGGTTACCAGGGCTTTCTGGCGCAACTGGGCACCGCCATCGACCAACAGCGGCAGAGCCTGGTCTGGCATCAAAACAACATGACCAAGGCCCGTGACGCCTGGCAGCAGGCGTTTGCCCGGGTCGAAGGCCTGCGCAAACTGGTGCAGCGCTACGCTGACGAGGCGCGGGCGCTTGAAGACCGGCGTGAGCAAAAGTTGCTGGACGAATTGTCCCAGCGCTTGCCGCGTCAGGATCCGTATTGAGTCAGTTGCACCGCGTTATCGTTCTTCGCGAGCAGGCTCGCCCCCACATTGGAATGCACGCACCCTGTGGGGGCGAGCCTGCTCGCGAAAACGTCGGCATGTTCACCGCAAGTTTCACTGACCGTCGGTACTTCACACCTTGCCCGGCTCCTCGCCAGATGCTAAACCTTGTACACGTTCGTCAATGACAAGGAAGCCGTTCAATGTCAGTCGTTACAGAAGTCTCCCCGGATGGACAAAAGCTGACGATCTCGATCAGGGGGCGATTCGATTTCGCCAAACATCAGGAATTTCGCGAGTCCTATGAGCGTCCCGACGGCCAGATGCCGAGTTCGGTGGTGGTTGATTTGAAAGACGCCACCTACCTCGACAGCTCGGCCTTGGGCATGTTGCTGTTGCTGCGTGATCACGCCGGTGGCGACAATTCCGATATTCGCGTCGTCAACAGCAGTTCCGACGTGAAAAAGATCCTGGCCATTTCCAATTTCGACAAGCTGTTCGACATCAGTTGACCGCCATGCAGGCGCCCTTCGAGCCGCTGACGATACTGATCGCCGAAGACAGTGCAGCCGACCGGATGCTGCTGTCGAGTATCGTCCGCCGTCAGGGCCACCAAGTGCTGACCGCCTGTAACGGTGCCGAGGCGGTTGAGGCTTTTCGCCAGCAGGCACCGCAACTGGTGCTGATGGACGCCATGATGCCGGTGATGGACGGTTTCGAGGCGGCGCGGCAGATCAAGGCACTGGCCGGGGAAACCCTGGTGCCGATCATCTTTCTGACCTCGCTCACCGAAAGTGAAGCCTTGGCGCGTTGCCTGGAGGCGGGCGGCGACGATTTTCTGGCAAAGCCCTACAACCAGGTGATTCTGGGTGCAAAGATCAAGGCCATGGACCGCCTGAGGCGGTTGCAGGCCACCGTGCTGGAGCAGCGTGACCTGATCGCCCGGCATCACGAGTACCTGCTCAACGAGCAGCGGGTGGCCAAGGCGGTGTTCGACAAGGTGGCCCACTCCGGTTGCCTGAATGCGCCGAATATCCGCTACCTGCAATCGCCTTATGCGCTGTTCAACGGTGACCTGTTGCTGGCGGCGTTCACCCCGGCTGGCGACATGCACGTGCTGCTCGGCGACTTTACCGGCCATGGCTTGCCGGCTGCAGTGGGTGCCATGCCGCTGGCCGAGGTGTTCTATGGCATGACCGCCAAGGGTTATGGCCTGTCCGAAACCCTGCGGGAGATGAATGCCAAGCTCAAGCGTATCCTGCCGGTCGACATGTTCTGCTGTGCAACCCTGCTGTGCCTGAGTTTTCAGCGGCGTTCGGTTGAGGTCTGGAATGGCGGCATGCCCGATGGCTACCTGCACTGTGTGGCCAGTGGCGTGCGCACGCCGTTGCCGGCCCGGCATTTGCCGCTGGGCGTGCTGAGCCCGCAAACGTTCGATGATCGCACCGACGTCTTGACGATGGCCGTGGGCGACCGGGTGTTTCTGTTGTCCGATGGTGTCATCGATACGTGTGACGCCAACGAGCAGCTGTTTGGCGTGGAGCGGTTGCAGCAGGTGTTTGCTGCCAATCATCAGCCTGCCACCTTGTTCGAGGAGATCGAGCAGGCCTTGCGGGACTTTCGCGGTGAGGCGCGCGACGATGTGAGCATGGTCGAGGTCAGCCTGCTGGAGGCGGCCAAGCTGACCCCGCCGGCGCTGGTGTATTCCGACAGCGGCCAGTCCTGTCCGCTGGACTGGTCGGTGAGCTTCGAGTTTCGTGCCGCGACCCTCAAGCGCTTCAATCCGCTGCCGTACATGCTGCAACTGTTGCTGGAGGTGCATGGTCTGCGTGCGCAAAGCGGCGCGTTGTACAGTGTATTGGCAGAGTTGTATTCCAATGCGCTGGAACACGGCGTATTGGGGCTCGATTCCAGTCTCAAGCGTGATGCGTCGGGTTTTGCGCGCTATTATCAAGAGCGTAACGTCCGTCTGGATGCGTTGCACGATGGCTATGTCCGGGTGCACATGCAGGTCGTGCCCAAGGGCGAGGGCGGTTGCCTGGCGATCGAGGTGACTGACAGTGGTCAGGGTTTTGATGTAACACGAGTGATGGAGCGACCGCTGGACGGCGTCCGTTTGTCGGGACGCGGGGTCAGCCTGATCCGCCAGTTGAGCCGTAGCGCGAGTTGGTCCGACGATGGTCGTACTGCCCGCGTGGAGTTTTACTGGGAGGCTCTGGCATAATCCGCGAATTCTTGATCAAGGAGTGAGCAAGTGGCTGACACACATCTGGACCACAACGTGCTGAGCGCGTTGCAAGAGGTCATGGAGGATGAATATCCGGCGTTGCTGGATACCTTCATCGTCGATTCCGAAGAACGTTTACGCTTGCTGCGAAAGGCGGATGATGCCGCGCAGTTGATGAATGCGGCGCACAGCTTCAAGGGCAGCAGCAGTAACATGGGCGCCATCCGCCTGGCCGAGTTGTGCCATGAACTGGAGCAGCGGGCCAAGCAGCGAAGCCTGAGTGGCATCGAACAACTGGTCGGTGAAATTGACGGTGAATTCGCTCTGGTGCGCCCTCTTTATGAAGCCGAGCGCCTGCGTTCATTGGCGCTCCATGCCACCGCCCGGCGCTTTTAGCGCCGCCCCGGCAAACATGGCGCGGCCCTTGCAGTAATCTCTCCAACTGTACCTACGATCCCGTGCAGCGGAGACCGCGTCATGTCCGTTACCCCCAATATGCTCCTTCAGGCCGCTTCGAAGGCCAAGGCTCAAGCGGCCCCCGCCAATACCCCGGCGCAGCCTCTAGAGTCAGGGGTCAAGGCGCCCAGCTTCGCCAAAGTCTACGCCAATCAGGCCCAGAACAAGCCGTCTGCAGTGCCTGATACAGCGCCAAAACCGGTGCGGGATAAAACCCCCGAGGGGCATGCAAAGAAGGACGTCAGCCACGACAAGTCTGCCGCTGCGGACCCTGCCGTTGCCGATAGCGGCAATACCTTGCCCGCTGACAATTCGACGACCGCCGACGACAAGACCGCCAGTGATAGTGACAGCGATACGGATACCACTACCACGCCGGTAGCCGTTGATCCCGCGCCGATTGATCCGACGCTGGACCCTGCATTGGTTCAGGCGGCTCAGCCAGTGGTTCCAGTGCCAGCGCCACCGGTCGCACCGGTGACGGCCGCCGTTCAGCCGCAAGTCGAGGCCCCGGTGGCCGCTATCGTGACTGCCGCGCCAGTTCAGGCTGCTGTCGCCGCGACCGATCCTGCTTTCGACCCGCAAGCCGATCCTCTGGACTCGCTGCCGGCAGTGCGCATGGCCATGGAGCAGAGTGGCCACGTGTCTGCCTCCAGCCAGTCTCAACCCAAGTCCGCACCGACTCAGGACTCGGCTGACAGCAGTGACCTGACATCGGCACAATCCTTTGCTGCCGGCATGGCCAGCATGCTCGACGTGCAAGCCGACAAGGACAGCACCAGCCAGGGTGGCGACAAGGCATTCAGCAGCTTGATCGATGGCGGCCTCAAGGATTTGAAGTCCGCCACCAGCGACACCCGTGTTGATGACTTTGCCAGTCGTCTGGCGGCGCTGACCCAGGCTGCCACGCCAAAAACCGCCAATGCCTTGCCGGTCAATCAGCCGATTGCCATGCATCAAAGCGGCTGGACCGATGAAGTGGTCAATCGGGTCATGTACCTGTCCAGCGCCAACCTCAAGGCGGCGGATATCCAGTTGCAGCCGGCTGAGCTGGGGCGCCTGGATATCCGGGTGAACATGGTCCCGGACCAGCAGACTCAAGTGACATTCATGAGTGCACACCCAAGCGTTCGCGAAGCGCTCGATGGGCAGATGCACCGCCTGCGTGACATGTTCGCGCAGCAGGGCATGGGCCAGGTCGATGTCAGTGTGTCCGACCAGTCCCGAGGCTGGAATGGCCAGGGGCAGCAGGACCAACAGGCACAGCAACAGGCCCAGAGCGGTCGTACCAGCGCCGGCGGTGGTCGTGTCGATGGCATGGAGGAAGAATTGGCGCCAACGGCGGCCGAAGTGGCGGCCAGCACCACTACCGTCATCGGCTCCAGCGCCGTCGACTACTACGCCTGACTGCACACATTCCCCCTGTGGGAGCGAGCCTGCTCGCGAATACGGTTTTACATTCAACATTTATGTCGACTGTCACACCGCATTCGCGAGCAGGCTCGCTCCCACATTGGTTTGTGACACCTCGCTCTCTTTCCGCCTGACCCTATTGCCGACACTTCTGGCATAACACTTGCTCTTGCCTTGCCGTGCGACTGTGAAAACCTGAATAGTGACGGATTATTGGCATGGCGAAGAGCGAAGCTGCAGCGGTAGTAAAAGATCCCGCGACCAAAGGCAAAATAAAGCTGATCATTGCAATCGTGGTGGCTGTGCTGCTGGCGATCGGCTTGTCCGTGGGGGCGACCTGGTACTTCATGCACAGCGCCCAGAGCAAGCCTGCCGAGGCGGCGCAAACAGCCCCTGTCGGCAAGCAGCCGGCGATCTTCGAGCCAATGGCCCCCGCCTTCGTGGCCAACTACAACCAGGCCGGTCGTCAGCGCTACATGCAGGTGAGCATCACCATGCAGGGCCGTAATCAGGCCGACATGGACGCGCTCAAGGTGCACATGCCGGTTATCCGCAACAATCTCGTGATGCTGTTCTCCGGTCAGGATTTCGCCACGCTGGCGACGCCGGTCGGCCAGGAGATGCTGCGTCAGAAGGCCACCGCCAGCGTCCAGGAAGTGGCGCAGAAAGAACTCGGCAAAGTGGTGATCGAACAGTTGCTTTTCACTAATTTCGTACTGCAGTAGGAACACGACATGGCCGTGCAGGACCTGCTGTCCCAGGATGAGATCGACGCGCTGTTGCACGGCGTCGACGATGGTCTGGTACAGACCGATACCGCCGCCGAACCCGGCAGCGTCAAAAGCTACGACCTGACCAGTCAGGATCGCATCGTCCGTGGACGCATGCCGACCCTGGAAATGATCAACGAGCGTTTCGCCCGTTACACCCGCATCAGCATGTTCAACATGCTGCGCCGCTCGGCGGACGTTGCTGTCGGTGGTGTGCAGGTGATGAAGTTCGGCGAATACGTGCACTCGCTGTACGTGCCGACCAGCCTCAACCTGGTCAAGATCAAACCGTTGCGCGGCACCGCGCTGTTCATCCTCGACGCCAAACTGGTGTTCAAGCTGGTGGACAACTTCTTCGGCGGCGACGGCCGTCACGCGAAGATCGAAGGGCGTGAATTCACCCCCACCGAACTGCGTGTGGTGCGCATGGTGCTGGAGCAGGCTTTCGTCGATCTGAAAGAAGCCTGGCAGGCGATCATGGAAGTCAATTTCGAGTACATCAACTCGGAAGTGAACCCGGCCATGGCCAACATCGTCGGCCCGAGCGAAGCGATTGTGGTCTCCACCTTCCACATCGAACTCGATGGCGGCGGCGGCGACCTGCACGTGACCATGCCGTACTCGATGATCGAGCCGGTGCGCGAGATGCTCGATGCCGGTTTCCAGTCGGACCTCGACGACCAGGACGAGCGCTGGGTCAACGCCCTGCGTCAGGACGTGCTGGACGTGGATGTGCCAATCGGCGCCACTGTTGCCCGTCGCCAGTTGCGTCTGCGCGACATCCTGCACATGCAGCCGGGGGACATCATCCCGGTGGAAATGCCCGAAGAGATGATCATGCGCGCCAACGGCGTGCCGGCCTTCAAGGTCAAGATGGGCTCGCACAAAGGCAACCTCGCGTTGCAGGTGATCGAGCCGATCGAGCGCCGTTGACCGGCGCTTCAACCCCCATTTAATACTGGCTGCTTCTAGTTGAAGAGCTGCCCGCCGAGGACACATGATGAACGACGATATGAACGCTCAGGACGACCAGGCACTGGCCGATGAATGGGCTGCGGCCCTGGAAGAGACCGGTGACGGCCAAGCCGATATCGACGCCTTGCTGGCGGCGGACACGGGTGGTTCGGCGTCCAACCGTCTGCCGATGGAAGAGTTTGGCAGCGTGCCGAAAAACAACGACCCAGTGACCCTCGACGGTCCGAACCTGGACGTGATCCTCGATATTCCGGTGTCGATCTCCATGGAGGTGGGCAGTACCGACATCAACATCCGCAACCTGCTGCAACTCAACCAGGGCTCGGTGATCGAGCTGGATCGCCTGGCCGGTGAGCCGCTGGATGTGCTGGTCAACGGCACACTCATCGCCCACGGCGAAGTGGTCGTGGTCAACGAAAAGTTCGGCATCCGCCTGACCGACGTGATCAGCCCAAGCGAACGCATCAAGAAGCTGCGCTAAGTGAAAAAGGTTCTGGGTTTTTTGGCGGGATTGGTGTTGGCGCTGCCGCTGAGCGCGATGGCGGCCGAACCGGTGGCAACGGCGACTGCCGCTGCCGTGCCGGCGGTCAGCAGTGGCGTGGCCGGGCAATTGACGCAACTGGTGTTTGGCCTGCTGCTGGTGCTGGGATTGATCTTCCTCCTCGCCTGGTTGTTGCGTCGGGTTCAGCAGCACGGTCCTGCCGGCAAAGGGCAGGTCATCGAGCTTATCGGCTCGCGCGCCCTGGGCCCTCGTGATCGCCTGATGCTGGTGCAGGTCGGCAACGAGCAGATTCTGCTTGGCCTGAGCCCCGGCTCCATCACCGCGCTGCACGTGCTCAAGGAGCCGGTGCAGGTGCCCAGCGGCACTGAAAAAGCGACCCCGGAGTTTGCCCAGCGCCTCATGGAGCTGATGGGCAAGGATCATAAGGATAAGAAGTAATGGGTGCGTTACGCATCGTCTTGACGCTGGCCCTGATGCTGGCCGCGCCACTGGCGTTCGCCGCCGATCCGTTGTCGATCCCGGCGATCACCCTGGGCACCAACGCCAACGGCGCGCAGGAATACTCGGTCAGCCTGCAGATCCTGCTGATCATGACCGCGCTGAGCTTCATCCCGGCGTTCGTCATGCTGATGACCAGCTTCACGCGAATCATCATTGTCTTCTCGATCCTGCGTCAGGCTCTGGGCCTGCAACAGACGCCGTCGAACCAGATCCTTACCGGCATGGCATTGTTCCTCACCATGTTCATCATGGCACCGGTGTTTGACCGGGTGAACAACGACGCCTTGCAGCCGTACCTGGCGGAAAAACTCACCGCGCAGGACGCCGTGGCCAAGGCCCAGGTGCCGATCAAGGACTTCATGCTCGCCCAGACCCGCAGCAGCGATCTGGAGCTGTTCATGCGCCTGTCCAAGCGTACCGACATCGCCACCCCGGATCAGGCGCCGCTGACCATTCTGGTGCCGGCGTTCGTCACTTCGGAATTGAAAACCGCG from the Pseudomonas sp. N3-W genome contains:
- the fliO gene encoding flagellar biosynthetic protein FliO, translating into MKKVLGFLAGLVLALPLSAMAAEPVATATAAAVPAVSSGVAGQLTQLVFGLLLVLGLIFLLAWLLRRVQQHGPAGKGQVIELIGSRALGPRDRLMLVQVGNEQILLGLSPGSITALHVLKEPVQVPSGTEKATPEFAQRLMELMGKDHKDKK
- a CDS encoding flagellar hook-length control protein FliK yields the protein MSVTPNMLLQAASKAKAQAAPANTPAQPLESGVKAPSFAKVYANQAQNKPSAVPDTAPKPVRDKTPEGHAKKDVSHDKSAAADPAVADSGNTLPADNSTTADDKTASDSDSDTDTTTTPVAVDPAPIDPTLDPALVQAAQPVVPVPAPPVAPVTAAVQPQVEAPVAAIVTAAPVQAAVAATDPAFDPQADPLDSLPAVRMAMEQSGHVSASSQSQPKSAPTQDSADSSDLTSAQSFAAGMASMLDVQADKDSTSQGGDKAFSSLIDGGLKDLKSATSDTRVDDFASRLAALTQAATPKTANALPVNQPIAMHQSGWTDEVVNRVMYLSSANLKAADIQLQPAELGRLDIRVNMVPDQQTQVTFMSAHPSVREALDGQMHRLRDMFAQQGMGQVDVSVSDQSRGWNGQGQQDQQAQQQAQSGRTSAGGGRVDGMEEELAPTAAEVAASTTTVIGSSAVDYYA
- the fliI gene encoding flagellar protein export ATPase FliI, giving the protein MRLDRTSFAKRLSGYTEAATLAGAPILEGRLLRMVGLTLEAEGLRAAMGSRCMVINDDSYHPVQVEAEVMGFSGSKVFLMPVGSVAGIAPGARVVPLADTGRLPMGMSMLGRVLDGAGRALDGKGGMKAEDWVPMDGPTINPLKREPISEPLDVGIRCINGLLTVGRGQRLGLFAGTGVGKSVLLGMMTRFTEADIIVVGLIGERGREVKEFIENILGEEGLKRSVVVASPADDAPLMRLRAAMYCTRIAEYFRDKGKNVLLLMDSLTRFAQAQREIALAIGEPPATKGYPPSVFAKLPKLVERAGNAEKGGGSITAFYTVLSEGDDQQDPIADSARGVLDGHIVLSRRLAEEGHYPAIDIEASISRVMPSVVSPEHMVRAQYFKQLWSRYQQSRDLISVGAYVAGGDRETDLAISLQPQLAKYLRQGLNDSISMGESEAYLGTIFAPAAGG
- a CDS encoding fused response regulator/phosphatase; translation: MQAPFEPLTILIAEDSAADRMLLSSIVRRQGHQVLTACNGAEAVEAFRQQAPQLVLMDAMMPVMDGFEAARQIKALAGETLVPIIFLTSLTESEALARCLEAGGDDFLAKPYNQVILGAKIKAMDRLRRLQATVLEQRDLIARHHEYLLNEQRVAKAVFDKVAHSGCLNAPNIRYLQSPYALFNGDLLLAAFTPAGDMHVLLGDFTGHGLPAAVGAMPLAEVFYGMTAKGYGLSETLREMNAKLKRILPVDMFCCATLLCLSFQRRSVEVWNGGMPDGYLHCVASGVRTPLPARHLPLGVLSPQTFDDRTDVLTMAVGDRVFLLSDGVIDTCDANEQLFGVERLQQVFAANHQPATLFEEIEQALRDFRGEARDDVSMVEVSLLEAAKLTPPALVYSDSGQSCPLDWSVSFEFRAATLKRFNPLPYMLQLLLEVHGLRAQSGALYSVLAELYSNALEHGVLGLDSSLKRDASGFARYYQERNVRLDALHDGYVRVHMQVVPKGEGGCLAIEVTDSGQGFDVTRVMERPLDGVRLSGRGVSLIRQLSRSASWSDDGRTARVEFYWEALA
- the fliN gene encoding flagellar motor switch protein FliN; translation: MNDDMNAQDDQALADEWAAALEETGDGQADIDALLAADTGGSASNRLPMEEFGSVPKNNDPVTLDGPNLDVILDIPVSISMEVGSTDINIRNLLQLNQGSVIELDRLAGEPLDVLVNGTLIAHGEVVVVNEKFGIRLTDVISPSERIKKLR
- the fliL gene encoding flagellar basal body-associated protein FliL — protein: MAKSEAAAVVKDPATKGKIKLIIAIVVAVLLAIGLSVGATWYFMHSAQSKPAEAAQTAPVGKQPAIFEPMAPAFVANYNQAGRQRYMQVSITMQGRNQADMDALKVHMPVIRNNLVMLFSGQDFATLATPVGQEMLRQKATASVQEVAQKELGKVVIEQLLFTNFVLQ
- the fliP gene encoding flagellar type III secretion system pore protein FliP (The bacterial flagellar biogenesis protein FliP forms a type III secretion system (T3SS)-type pore required for flagellar assembly.) is translated as MGALRIVLTLALMLAAPLAFAADPLSIPAITLGTNANGAQEYSVSLQILLIMTALSFIPAFVMLMTSFTRIIIVFSILRQALGLQQTPSNQILTGMALFLTMFIMAPVFDRVNNDALQPYLAEKLTAQDAVAKAQVPIKDFMLAQTRSSDLELFMRLSKRTDIATPDQAPLTILVPAFVTSELKTAFQIGFMIFIPFLIIDLVVASVLMAMGMMMLSPLIISLPFKIMLFVLVDGWALIIGTLASSFGGVSP
- the fliM gene encoding flagellar motor switch protein FliM, encoding MAVQDLLSQDEIDALLHGVDDGLVQTDTAAEPGSVKSYDLTSQDRIVRGRMPTLEMINERFARYTRISMFNMLRRSADVAVGGVQVMKFGEYVHSLYVPTSLNLVKIKPLRGTALFILDAKLVFKLVDNFFGGDGRHAKIEGREFTPTELRVVRMVLEQAFVDLKEAWQAIMEVNFEYINSEVNPAMANIVGPSEAIVVSTFHIELDGGGGDLHVTMPYSMIEPVREMLDAGFQSDLDDQDERWVNALRQDVLDVDVPIGATVARRQLRLRDILHMQPGDIIPVEMPEEMIMRANGVPAFKVKMGSHKGNLALQVIEPIERR
- a CDS encoding Hpt domain-containing protein, producing MADTHLDHNVLSALQEVMEDEYPALLDTFIVDSEERLRLLRKADDAAQLMNAAHSFKGSSSNMGAIRLAELCHELEQRAKQRSLSGIEQLVGEIDGEFALVRPLYEAERLRSLALHATARRF
- the fliJ gene encoding flagellar export protein FliJ; the encoded protein is MAQSRAGRLAPVVEMAEKAEKTAVQRLGHFQGQVRLAESKLADLEAYRLDYQEQWIIRGSTGVSGQWLLGYQGFLAQLGTAIDQQRQSLVWHQNNMTKARDAWQQAFARVEGLRKLVQRYADEARALEDRREQKLLDELSQRLPRQDPY
- a CDS encoding STAS domain-containing protein; the protein is MSVVTEVSPDGQKLTISIRGRFDFAKHQEFRESYERPDGQMPSSVVVDLKDATYLDSSALGMLLLLRDHAGGDNSDIRVVNSSSDVKKILAISNFDKLFDIS